The DNA window TGATGAGATTAGCAAATCTTTTGCATTGTATAAGTAATTCTTAAGAAATTAAATATAAAAAGTCAAACTCATTAAAAAAATGAATGCGGACGCCAGGTAAACAAAAACATACGTTTTTGAACCTGACTAATTAAAAAAAATGAATGCGGACGCCAGGATTCGAACCTGGGTAAGCACTAAGCTAATAGGTATCTTTCAATTATAGGAATGGATGTTATTAACACAACCTATAATCAACCTAAGCCTATCCCGTTAAGTCGTGCTGAATTCCTAAAAATACAGCTCTTTGACCGCTCCGGCACGTCCGCATAATTTTACTCTAACCAGCGTATCGGTTTAAAAATCAACGATTTTTTGCTACCAACACGTTCGTAATAAAATTGATTTTTGGAAGGATCTTTTTATATCTTTCTATACCTAAACCAAAGATGAGCTATGGTATTAATTCTCCATAAGATTTATAAGAGCCAAAATAACTTCATAACTCATGAAACAAAGTTGGTTTATAATCACTATTTTACTTGCAATTTCGTTAATTCTTGTTGCCTGCCAAGATCCTAATGACACTTGTGCTGCACTTGAAAACCCTGCGCGTGACGAATGTTATTTTAATACCTCTAACTGCGATAAAATAGAGATACAAAGTCTCAAAGAAAGCTGTTTTGTAGAACAAGTAAAAACCAATGGGGATTTAAGTGTTTGTGAACAGATAGAAAACCCTCAATCCAAAGCGTACTGTCAAGTTCAAATTATTCTCAAAAATAATGAAACCAAAGGGTGTAAGACTATTAGCGACCCTTATTGGAAAAATAACTGCCATTTTCAGATGGCCCAACAGACCACTATTTCAACTGAATGTGGATTTATCCAATTTGGAGAACAACGTAGCCGTTGTTATCAGGAATTAGCATACGCAATAAATGATTATAAATTATGTATTTGGACTATCGACCCTTATTATCAATGTGTCACTAAAATCGCAGTACAAACACAAAATGAATCTACTTGTAATAAAATCTTTAACTCAGACGAACTCTACCGTGCTCGTTGCTTTGTACAAGTAGCTAAAGCTAAAAATGACCCTTCGATTTGTGCCAAAGCATCATTCTCCAAGATACGTGAAGAGTGTCAAACCTTTTTTGGATCGGCTCAAACAAACAGCAGTGAAAATAACGAAACAATCCGTATTCAAGCAAAATAGGATTGGAGAATAGTTTAATTTAGGTTAGATCAAATTATGTTATTTGCGAAGGTAATATGCTTTTAGTTAGTTGAGTACAAGAAAAAACGAATCGGCCTTCTAATCTATAAGAACCTATTCTAAGCTATAAAAATAAAGACTAATCTAGAAACCAACTCAATAAGAATAATAAAACTATCAAAAAAGAGAAGAAAAAAAAACTTACAGGGTAAGTTTCTTGTTCATGAAAAGTAAAACTTTTCAGCACAGAAAATTACATAGTAATTTTCTTGTTCTCAAAAATCAAAGATTTTTGGACCAGAAAATTACGCAGTAATTTTCTTGTTCCAATTATACTTACGCGTATGAGGCGTTGCCCCATAGCCACATTTCCCACAGCGTTTCTTATGAATGTGAAATGAATGTCCTCCACAGCGTCGACACTGGATATGAGTTTTCTTACCAGTTTTTCGTCCGTGGCTTGCGGTTCCTTTGGTCATGTATAATCACCTTATGCAGGAGAGATAATAGTAATTGTATCTCCTCGAATAAAGACTGTTCCTAACTTGCGACGAATTTCGCCGTTATAATGCTCTTCAGCATCATCAAGCACAGTATTAATATGAATATCGAATGCTTTGAGTTTGCCAACATAGCGAACGCCTGTTTTCAAGTCAACCATAACGATTTTGTTGCGAGCGTGATTTAATGCGTCTAAAGGACGTGATTCTTCCATTGTGATAACCCCCTCTTATGAGTAAGGATATAGGAAAAGGGGTGATTTATAAATGTTTCCAAAGCTATTGGCTTTAAAACCCTGAAACAGAGTTTCAGATGGTTTTGGAAATCGTCAGACGATTTCTAAACCCCAAAAGCTTTGTTTTTGTATGGTCTCGGCTAATCCAGCTACATCTTTTAGCTTACACTTTCTTTGTTTTTGAAAGTAATGGTTTTAAGCTGCGTTTTTGTGATGAATGCAGGGTTACACCCAGAAGGGTAATGACACTGCACAAAAGCAAATTGAGTCCTGCATAAATCCCAAACCAAAGATCAGGAAGAACAAAAAGACAATACAAAAAAGTAACCCCATAACAAACAGTCCAAATAAAGTAAGAATCGATATTAATACTCATTTTTTTATGATGCCACAAATCTTTAATTGTAGGGATATAACCTATCACCGAAATAATACTCACAGAAGCATAAAGAATTATCAACAATTGAACAAGAGGATCAGACATCATTAAGATAGTACTGTTAGAATATATAAATTACATCGAATAATATAAACGTACAAAAGATTATAAATCAATCTCGCTTTTCAAATACTATGATTAATTTCTCCAAACTGCAAAAAGAATTCCAAGCGTACGATGAAGAACGCGAACACCTTATCAAAAAAAGCCGAGATGTGCTCAAACTCAGTAAACAAATCATCTATGCAGTGCATCGTGATGAGTTAGACAATGCCACCGCATTAGTCAAAGAAATTGAAAAAGAACGCAAAGAACTTGAACGAATTGCCACCCACAACGCAAAAATGGCATATGAAGGCAGTTACAAAATTGCCATCCAGGAATATGTAGAAGCAATCCTCTATTATGATTTCGTTAAAAAAGGGGTTATTTCTGACATCAAAGTTCTTGCTGAGCATTACATTCTGGGTTTATGTGATCTACCAGGTGAATTAACCCGACGCGCCGTCTATTGTGCAGGAAAAGGACGAATAAATGAAGTAACTAAAATTCGCGACACCGTAGATAGCATCTATGGCGAAATGCTCAAATTCGACTTTCGCGATAATGAGATCCGCCGTAAAGTTGACGCAGTCAAATATGAGTTAAGAAAACTAGAAGATTTAATGTTAGATCTGAAGTTGAAAGGACGCGTACATGTGGATTAGAGTTCATTCTTTATCTAAGAATGTATTTTACACTTGCCAGTGTTAACAATTAATATTTTTGCATCTCGAGGAATTTTTTGTTTCATCTGTAACAGCATCCCTAATCCTGCAATCCCCGATGGTTCAAAAGCAAGCCCACACTGGTTACCTAAGGTCACAGCTTGATCCAAATACTTCTCTTGTAGAGGACATACATCAGAATCATTACCACAATACATTGCATAACGATATAATCGAATCCACTGGTCACCAAAATGAATGAATGGTAAATGAGGAGAATATAATTTTTCAGCTTTACTTGCTTTTCGATTCACTGTTGCACCAATAAAGTTACATTTCCGCAATTGTTCTACACTTCCCTGAAAACGAGGATCATGGACTGCTGCAGTTATTTCCTTCTTACAAACATTCAAAATGTTTTCATAGAGGTTTCCTGTACCAAAAGGAATAAAACAATAATCTGGAGAAGAGTTGATGATTTCATAACTCAACCAATCATAGAAACGAGTATTAGGATCAAGTGCATCTGATGAAGTAATATCAATACCATCCCGATTTTGCGTTAATTTAAGAATATCTTCCCAATTCAACGCTTTTGAAGAAAGAGACGCAGTATAAATCTCACAACCAATTTTTTTAAGTTCTTGTTTTATTGCTGGATCAAGATCTATATCAACAAGACATTTAAGATTCGGCAAACCGTATTCCCTAAATCGGTTCTGAATTGCATACCCTGCAGAACCAGATGTGATAATGGACATCTGAGGTAACTTTGTCAATCGTCCTGCCTTTTTTGCTAATAAGAAATCTCTATAGGTTACCACCATCTCCCATGCCATCCGATCTTTATGTGTTCCGCTAGGATTATAACTCTCATCTTTAATCCACACATTTGTAAAACCAGGAACTGTAATTTTGTACATTGGGGTCGCAGGAAAGCGAGGGTTTTCTGGAGGAAACTCAGGATTGAGAGGATCATTATCAGAACAGACTTTAATTGCTCGAAGAATTTTCTCTTCTTGGACTGTAAGCATTCTGAGGGAAAAGCAAACCAGTTATATATACTTAACTTTATAAAAGAAAAACAATTTTAGAATGTCACTGATAAGTAATTAAAATGCAAATAGACCTCATCCAACCACGCCATACCTATGCACCACCAGTTGAGCAAGACAGAATTGGGCATATATATTTACCTACGTCGTTGCTCACAATAGGTTCGAGACTATTACAAGCAGGTGTTGACGTTACGTTCCATGATGAAAATTTTCGACCAAGAACTATTTCCTCACGCTATGTTGGTTCTAATTTACTTGGTTCACCATATGTTCCTCAAGTAATAAGACTTCATGAAGATATCGCACGAGAAACACAACAAGAAATGACTTTCTTTATAGGAGGCCAAGTTGTTTCAGGATTAAGTCCTCAACAGTTAGAAAGATTATTTGGTGCATCTACCCATAGTGGAAATAATGATGAAAATGTAGCTAGAATTCTTGATTTAGACCAAAGAGCTTTACCTTCGTCACGCCAAACTTCTTTGATTCCAGCATATGAAAAAATTGATGACGAATCAATGAAAGAATATCTTTCACGAGAAATCTCATTGTATGTTTCACAAGGATGTAAATTCGCGTGTGACTTTTGTGCAGCAGTAAGAACAAC is part of the Candidatus Woesearchaeota archaeon genome and encodes:
- a CDS encoding small nuclear ribonucleoprotein (Enables 3` processing of polyadenylated mRNAs and tRNA precursors), which codes for MEESRPLDALNHARNKIVMVDLKTGVRYVGKLKAFDIHINTVLDDAEEHYNGEIRRKLGTVFIRGDTITIISPA
- a CDS encoding 50S ribosomal protein L37e: MTKGTASHGRKTGKKTHIQCRRCGGHSFHIHKKRCGKCGYGATPHTRKYNWNKKITA
- a CDS encoding PLP-dependent lyase/thiolase, translating into MLTVQEEKILRAIKVCSDNDPLNPEFPPENPRFPATPMYKITVPGFTNVWIKDESYNPSGTHKDRMAWEMVVTYRDFLLAKKAGRLTKLPQMSIITSGSAGYAIQNRFREYGLPNLKCLVDIDLDPAIKQELKKIGCEIYTASLSSKALNWEDILKLTQNRDGIDITSSDALDPNTRFYDWLSYEIINSSPDYCFIPFGTGNLYENILNVCKKEITAAVHDPRFQGSVEQLRKCNFIGATVNRKASKAEKLYSPHLPFIHFGDQWIRLYRYAMYCGNDSDVCPLQEKYLDQAVTLGNQCGLAFEPSGIAGLGMLLQMKQKIPRDAKILIVNTGKCKIHS